One genomic window of Sphingobacterium oryzagri includes the following:
- a CDS encoding DedA family protein, whose protein sequence is MQDLWLSFQQLMDPEYLLSHGGFYIVVLIVFAETGLFFGFFLPGDYLLFLAGLFCALGKIDVDITTMYLGILAAGVLGNFAGYWFGHRTGPVLFKRKDSFLFKRKYVIMAEEFYQKYGGTALIIGRFVPIIRTFAPIFAGVVKLNFRKFVIYNIIGAFLWASLLTLTGYFLGVKFPAIINYVEYIIVGLIVIAFLPIAIALLKRWLTRKKQTKQTNSNNN, encoded by the coding sequence ATGCAAGATTTGTGGCTGTCCTTTCAGCAATTGATGGATCCGGAATACCTGCTAAGTCATGGCGGATTTTATATTGTTGTATTGATTGTCTTTGCGGAAACTGGATTGTTTTTTGGGTTTTTCCTGCCCGGAGATTATTTACTTTTTCTTGCAGGACTGTTTTGTGCGCTGGGCAAGATTGATGTAGATATCACAACGATGTACCTGGGTATTTTAGCAGCGGGGGTGCTAGGCAATTTTGCCGGTTATTGGTTTGGTCATCGAACGGGGCCAGTGCTCTTCAAACGAAAGGATTCTTTCCTCTTCAAGCGTAAGTATGTGATTATGGCTGAAGAGTTTTATCAAAAATATGGTGGTACAGCGCTCATCATAGGGCGCTTTGTTCCCATTATTCGTACATTTGCACCTATATTTGCAGGAGTTGTAAAACTAAACTTTAGAAAATTCGTCATTTATAACATCATTGGCGCCTTTTTATGGGCGAGTTTATTGACGTTGACGGGCTATTTTTTAGGCGTTAAGTTCCCTGCCATAATTAATTATGTAGAATACATTATTGTTGGGCTTATCGTCATTGCGTTCTTACCTATTGCAATAGCGCTGCTCAAACGGTGGTTAACAAGAAAAAAACAAACAAAACAAACAAACAGTAATAATAATTAA
- a CDS encoding inorganic diphosphatase, with product MSNTHPWHQIAPGSDLPNSVNAIIEITNGSKGKYELDKDTGLLLLDRVLSSSVVYPANYGFIPQTYCDDKDPLDILVICSVDILPLTLVEAKVIGVMNMVDGGEQDDKIIAVAKNDPIYNYINDIEQLAPHMMKEIVQFFESYKALEKKSVLVEGLHGRERAQEILLESIELYKKEFGNN from the coding sequence ATGAGTAATACACATCCTTGGCATCAGATAGCTCCCGGTAGCGACTTGCCAAATTCAGTCAATGCGATTATTGAGATTACGAATGGTTCAAAGGGGAAGTACGAATTAGATAAAGATACTGGTCTGTTATTATTAGACCGTGTATTGAGTTCTTCTGTCGTTTATCCAGCCAATTATGGTTTTATTCCACAGACATACTGTGACGATAAAGATCCTTTGGATATTTTGGTTATCTGCTCTGTTGATATTCTTCCGTTAACGTTGGTAGAAGCCAAGGTAATTGGTGTTATGAACATGGTTGATGGTGGTGAGCAGGATGATAAAATTATCGCTGTCGCTAAAAACGATCCTATTTACAATTACATCAATGATATCGAGCAACTTGCTCCGCACATGATGAAAGAGATCGTTCAGTTTTTTGAAAGTTACAAAGCATTGGAGAAAAAATCCGTGTTGGTGGAAGGTCTTCACGGCCGCGAACGCGCACAAGAGATTCTCTTGGAAAGTATCGAATTGTATAAAAAAGAATTCGGAAATAACTAA